In [Mycobacterium] stephanolepidis, the genomic window AACTCGGGAACCAATGTCGGTGCTCTCATCGTCTTCGCGTCGCAGGGCCACGTGCTGTGGCTACTGGGCCTGTCGCTCGGTGTCGCGAACATCGCGGGCGCTCAGCTCGGCGCATATATGGCGCTCGGACGCGGCGCGGGATTTGTCCGCGTGGTGCTGCTGGTGGTCGTCGTGGTAATGGTGGGCAAGCTCGGCTACGACATGATCGGCTGAGCGCGCTCAGGCACGGCTCGCCCACCATTCGCGCAGCGCCTCAACCGCCTCGTCGTGATCGAGCGGTCCCCGCTCCAGCCGTAGCTCTTTCAGGAACCGCCACGCCTGCCCGATGATCGGCCCGGCCGGAACGCCCAACAGCTCCATGATCTCGTTGCCGTCGAGGTCGGGCCGCACCCGCGCCAGATCCTCCTTGGCGGTCAGTTCGGCGATGCGCTCCTCAAGCCCGTCATAGTTCGCCTGCAGCCGGGCCGCTCGCCGCTTGTTCCGCGTGGTGCAGTCCGCGCGCACCAGCTTGTGCAGCAGCGGCAACATCGGGCCGGCATCGGTGACATACCGGCGCACCGCCGAATCGGTCCACTTGCCATCCCCATAGCCGTGGAACCGTAAATGCAGATACACCAGCTGCGACACGTCGTCGACCATCTGCTTGGAGTACTTGAGGGCACGCATCCGCTTGCGCACCATCTTGGCCCCGACAACCTCATGGTGGTGAAAGCTCACCCCGCCGCCGTCCTCATGCCGACGGGTGGCCGGCTTGCCGATGTCGTGCAGCAGCGCCGCCCACCTCAACACCAGATCGGGGCCGTCATCCTCGAGGTCGATCGCCTGCTCCAACACCGTCAACGAGTGCCGGTAGACGTCCTTGTGCTGGTGATGCTCATCGATGGTCAGCTGCATCTCACCGACCTCGGGCAGCACGACCGCGCCAAGACCGCTCTCCACCAGCAGATCGATTCCGGCGACCGGATTGGCGCCCACGATCATCTTGTCCAGCTCCACCTGCACCCGCTCAGCGGTGATCCGACCCAACTGGCCGGCCATCGCATCCAGCGCCTTCAACACCCGGGGCGCCACCGTGAAACCCAGCTGAGATACGAAGCGGGCGGCGCGCAGCATGCGCAACGGATCGTCACCGAAAGAGATCTCCGGAGCAGACGGGGTGTCCAGCACCCCGGCACGCAGGGCCTCCAGTCCGTTCAGCGGATCGCAGAACTCTCCCGGCCCGTCCGGCCCGATTTTCACCGCCATCGCGTTGACGGTGAAATCCCTGCGCACCAGATCACCCTCGAGGCTGTCGCCGAACACCACTTCGGGGTTGCGCGACTGCTGGTCATAGCTATCGCTGCGGTATGTGGTGATTTCCACCCGCTGCCCCTTGCGCACCACACCGAGGGTGCCGAAGGCGATACCGGCGTCCCAGGTGGCCTCGGCCCAGCCGGCCACCAATTCCTGCACCTGCTCAGGACGGGCATCGGTGGTGAAGTCCAGATCAGTGCCCAACTTGCCCAACAGGGCGTCGCGGACGGTACCGCCCACCAGATACAGGTCAAAACCTGCCGAATCGAAGAGTGCACCCAACTCCGACAGCATCTTCTTGTGCCGGTTCAGGGTCACTGCGGCGGTGGCCAGCAGCTCGGCGGACGGTATCGATTCGGGCACGTCGGGCAGCCTACCGGCGCGTATCGCGGGGGCTCTCAGTAGCGGGAACTACTATCACATGGGTGTCTGACTCCTCCGGCGGTTCCCGCACGGGTGGGTCGTCGGATGAACCCGGCTCGGACCCCGCCTCAGCGCGGGGCAGGGGGTCGCGACGCGGTCGGCGCAACCGATCGCAGGGCCGGGCACAAGGCGCTAGCACTCCGGCGGCCTCCCCGGCCGCAGGCGCTCCTCACGGAACCAACGGAACCGGTGCTGCGGGTGCAAAAGGCCGCGGACGCGGGCGCGCGAAGGGCGGCGCCGCCGGAACCTCGTTGCGCACCGTCCGTGAGACCTCCGCAGGTGGCCTGGTCATCGCCGGCATCGACGGCCCCAAGGACGGCCAGGTGGCCGCCCTCATCGGACGGACCGACCGGCGTGGCCGAATGTTGTGGTCACTGCCCAAGGGTCACATCGAGCAGGGCGAGACCGCCGAGCAGACCGCCATCCGCGAGGTCGCCGAGGAGACCGGTATCCGCGGAAGCGTGCTGGCCGCACTCGGCAGCATCGACTACTGGTTCGTCACCGAAGGCCGCCGCGTACACAAGACCGTCCACCACTATCTGATGCGCTCGCTGGGCGGAGAGCTCTCCGATGACGATGTCGAAGTCACCGAGGTCGCCTGGGTCCCCCTCGGGGAGCTGCCCACCCGGCTGGCGTACGCCGATGAGCGTCGGCTGGCCCAAGTGGCCGGCGACCTCATCGACAAGCTGCACAACGACGGGCCCGAATCACTGCCCCCGTTGCCTCCGTCCACCCCGAGACGCCGCCCACAGACGCACTCCAGCACCCATAGGACACCGGGCCGACGAACCGGGCGTGGACCACAGCAATGACTCGAATCACGCTTCGCAACGCGACGCGTGTGGCGGCGGCACTCGCCGTCCTCGCACTTGTCCTGCTGGGCGCTCCCTGGGCCACACCGCGCGCCCATGCCTATCGGGACGGGCAGTTCCTCAAGGTCGTCCTTGACGAGGTGACCCCACAAACCGTCACCACCGTCGATTCGACCGTGACGGTGCGGGGAACGGTGGTCAACGTCGGCGATCGCCCGGTGACCGACGTGGTCGTGCGGCTAGAGCGCGCCGAGGCGGTCGCGACCAGTGCCGAGTTACGCGCCAATCTTCACGGCCGCCACGACCAGTACCAGCCCATCGGTGATTTCGTCACTCTCGCAGGCACTCTCGAGCAGGGTCAGCAGCGTCCCTTCACGCTCGCCTTCCCGCTGCGCGGCGGCACCGGACCAACCTGGAACATCTCCACGCCCGGGGTGTATCCAGCCCTGGTGAACGTCAACGGCACCCCCGACTACGGGGCAGCTGCCCGGCTCGATGACGCGCGCTTCCTGCTCCCGGTTCTCGGAGTTCCGCCCCCCGCCGGTGCTCCCTCCGAACCCGAGGTCGCACCCGACACCTCTCGCCCCGTGGGTTTGACGCTGTTGTGGCCGTTGGCCGACCGCCCGCGGCTGGCGCCCGGTCAGCCCGGTGGGCCGGCGCCGGTGCGGCTACTCGACGATCAGCTCGAACGTTCCCTGTCACCCGGAGGCCGGTTGGATGCGCTGCTGGGTGCCCTGGAGTTCGCGACCGAGGCGGTCGTCGACCCCAAGGCAGATCTGGCCCGCACGGTCTGCCTGGCTGTCGACCCCGATCTGCTGGTGACGGTCAACGAGATGACCCTCGGGTACCAGGTTCTCGACAACTCCGCCGATCCCGCCGGTCCGGTGCACCCCGGCACCGGACAGGGGCTCGCGGCGGCCTGGCTCGAGAGGCTGCGCGCGTTGGCCAAGCGCACGTGCGTCACGCCGCTGCCGTATGCACAGGCCGGGCTGGATGCTGTGGCTCAGATGGCCGATGAGGGTCTGGCCCATCAGGCCACCACCGGCACCGCAGATGTGCTCGACCAGATTCTAGGAATCAACAGCCTGCGCGGTGCCACCCTTCTCGGCGACGGTCATCTGTCGAAGGCGGGCATAGATCTGCTCACCGGACAGGGTCCTACCGTGGCAGTGTCGGCCCTGCCCGCAGATCAGGAGACACCACCGGACTTCAACCCGCGCCGGGTGTCCGACACCGTCGTGGCGGCACCTTTCGACCCGTCGGTGGGCGCCGCGCTCAGCGCCGCCGGACGCGCCCCCACCACGCCCGAGTACGTACCCCGGTCGCTTCGCTTTACCCTGCAACATGATTCGCGCGTAGCGCGGATGCAGGACGCCCTCGGCGCGATGGCCTGGCAGGCGCTGACTCCCCAGCAGACTCCCCGCCAGACGATTCTGCTGCCGGACGCCACCTGGGATCTGTCCGACGGCGAGGCCCGCGCCATCCTGTCCACCACATCCACGCTTCTGCACGCCGGACTCGCGATACCGCGACCGCTGCCCACCGTGATCGGCGAGGCGCGCGCCGGCGCCCAGGCCAACCCGGTGGACACCGCGTTCGGGGTGGATTCGCCGGGCGCCGGGGACGACGGGGTATCGCTCGGGCTGGGCGACGAGGTCCGGCGGCTGTGGGGACTCACCGCAGCGCTGACCGTGGACGCCCGCACCGGCCTCACCGGTGTCCAGTACACCGATCCGTTGCGCCAGGACGCCCTACGCGCCGTGAGCCAGAGCGTTCCGCCCGACGCTCGCGACGACACCGCCCAGGAACGGCTGTCGGCCATCCGCCGCACTGTCGGTGACCTGTTCAACGCCGTCACCGTCGTCAATCCGGGTGGTTCCTACACACTGGCCACCGAACACAGCCCGCTGCCGCTGGTGCTGCGCAATGAGCTTCCCGTGCCGATCCGGGTCGCTCTCCGCGTCGAAACGCCCGCCGGTATGAGTGCCACAGATGTTGGCGTGCAAGAGATTCCGCCGGGGTTCCTGCCGGTGAAGGTGCCGGTGGAGGTCAACGTCTCCCAGCGCATGGCTGTCGACGTAACGCTGCATACCCCCGATGGCCTGCCATTGGGTGATCCGGTACGTCTGTCGGTGCACTCCAACGCCTACGGAAAGCCGCTGTTCTTCATCACCATCAGCGCAGCCACGGTGCTCTTCGCGTTGACGGGCCGGCGCCTATGGCATCGGTTCCGCGGCCAGCCCGACCGCGCCGATCTCGACCGCGAGGATGAGGTTTCCGCCGACGGGAAGGGCACCCCGTGGCAGCCGTGAGAAAGCCGCTGGACCCGCTACCCGATCCGGAATCCGACGACACGATCGAAGAGCTCTCGGACGCGGCGGTCGTAGCGCATTCCGGATCGATGGCGGTGGCCACCCTGGTCAGCCGGATCACCGGATTCATCAAGCTGCTGTTGATCACCGCCGCGCTCGGTGCCGCGTCCGCAAGTGCATTCTCGACCGCCAACCAGCTGCCCAACATCATTGCCGCGCTGGTGCTCGAGGCCACCTTCACCGCCATATTCATCCCCGTGCTCACCCGCGCCGAGCGGGAAGACGCCGACGGCGGTGAGGCATTCATCCGCAAGCTGCTGACCATCTCCACATCGGTGTTGTTGGTCACGACGGTGTTGTCGGTGCTGGCCGCACCATTGCTGGCCGCGCTCCTACTCGGCACCGCACCGAAGGTCAGCACACCGCTGACCACCGCACTGGCGTATCTACTGCTCCCGCAGATCCTGTTCTACGGGCTGTCCTCGGTGTTCATGGCGATCCTGAACACCCGCAACGTATTCGGCCCACCCGCGTGGGCTCCGGTGTGGAACAACGTTGTCGCGATCGCCGCACTGATTCTGTATTGGCTGATGCCCGGGGAACTCACCCTGGATCCAACCCGGATGAGCGATCCCAAACTCCTGGTGCTGGGTATCGGCACCACGCTCGGCGTGGTGACTCAGGCGATGGTGCTGATTCCCGCCATCCGCCGCCAGCGGATCCCCATGCGACCCCTGTGGGGGGTTGACGACCGGCTCAAACAGTTCGCCGGTATGGCCGCGGCCATGTTCGCGTACGTGGCGATCAGCCAGCTCGGGTTCGTCATCACCAACCGGATCGCCGCCGGCGCAGCCGATTCCGGTCCCATCATCTACAACCAGACCTGGATGATCCTGCAGCTGCCCTACGGGGTCGTCGGCGTGACCATCCTGACCGCGATCATGCCTCGGCTCAGCCGCAACGCCGCCGCCGACGACACCTCCGCGGTGGTGGGCGACATATCTCTGGCCACCCGGCTGACGATGGTCGTCCTGATCCCGGTGGTTGCGGTGATGACCGTCGCCGGTCCGGCGATGGGTCCGGCGCTCTCCGCATACGGGCACTTCACCCTCGGTGACGCTCACTACCTCGGGCTCTCGATCTCGCTTTCCTCCTTCACCCTCATCGCGTATGCCCTTGTGCTGCTTCAGCTTCGGGTGTTCTATGCGCGCCACGAGGCATGGACGCCCACCCTGATCATCATCGTGATCACCGCGGTGAAGATTGTCTGTTCGGTGATCGCCCCGTACCTCACCGACGATCCCAGCCTGGTCGCCGGTTATCTCGGTGCCGCCAACGGTCTCGGGTTCGTGGCGGGCGCCGTGTGCGGATATCTGCTGTTGCGCCGAAGCATCGGGCGCGCGGCCGGACCGCTCATCGGTCCGGGCGTGGTCCGTACGGTGCTGCTCAGCCTTGCCGCCTCGGGTATCGCGGCGGTAGTCGGCCTCGGCATCGACCGTGGGTTCGACCTGGATCTGCTCACCCGGGCAGGCGGCGGCCTCGGCTCAGTTCTGCGGCTGGTCATCCTCGGCACCGTGATGCTCACCATCACCTTCGCGGTCATGGTGGCGGTCAAGCTTCCCGAGGCACTGAGCATCGTCTCGCTGCTGCAGCGTCGCCTGGGCAGCCGGCTCGGCATCGGCATCGGCATCGGCATCGGCATCGGCATCCAAGATCACGCTTCGGTCATCGGCAACTCCCCACCGCCATCCCTGCCGTACCCTGATTCGGGTGATCGAGTCGGCAGCGGCGACGCTGTCGGCCTGACAACCGCAAACAAATCAGTGCACGGGGGCGGCGCTGATACGAGAAAGGGCAGGGCCGTGACAGACACCCCGGGGTCATCGACCCGGTCTGTTTCCACCGAGTCCCCCTCCGGGGGCGCGGTCCCCACCTCCGTAATGCCGGGTGCCAGCATCGCGGACGGCCGTTACCGTCTGCTCACCTCGCACGGAGGCCCGGACGGGCTGCAGTTCTGGCAGGCCACCGATACCGAGCTGAATCGGCCGGTAGCGCTCACCATCATCGACGGCGCCACCTTCACCTCCGATCAGGTGCAGGACATTCTGTCGAATACCTTGCGGCTCAGTAAGATTGGATCATCGGGCCTGGCGCGTGTGCTGGACGCCGTACGCGAAGGGACCGGCGGCATCATCGTCGCGCAGTGGGTCCGCGGAGGTTCGCTGCGCGAGGTTGCCGACACCGAACCCTCCGCCGTGGGCGCCAGCCGGGCGGTCCGTTCTCTGGCCGAGGCTGCCGACGCCGCCTTCGAGGCCGGGACGGCGCTGAGTATCGACCATCCCGATCGCGTACGTATCAGCATCGACGGGGACGCCGTGCTCGCATTCCCCGCCACACTCTCCTCGGCCAGTGCGGACGAGGACGTCCATGGCCTCGGCGCCACCCTGTACGCACTCACCACGCGCCGCTGGCCGCTGGCCGAAACCGGTCAGCCAAGCGGGCTGCCCGGCGCCAACCGCGCGCCCGACGGTCGCCCCGTTGAGCCACGCGTCATCATTCCCACCATCCCCGCAGAGATCTCGGACGTAGCCTCCCACGCACTCGGCGACGATCCCGGTTCTGCCGCCGACCTGCTCGACGGCCTGGAATCGGCGATCGCGAGCGTCGATCACACCACCATGCTGGAGCCTGCCGCCGCAGCACCTACGCAGTCGTTCAGCATCGGCCGCCCCCCGGGTTTCCAGGATTCCCGGGACCTCGCCGACGATGACGACTACGACGAAGTCGACGACGACGAGGACCCCGAGGAAGCGGCACGACACCGGAAGATCTTCCTGATCGGGCTCGGCGTGGTCGGTGTCCTGGTCATCTCGCTGTGCATCGCGCTGGGCGTCTGGGTCACGCGGATCTTCGGCGATGTCGGCCCCTTGGACAAGATCAACATCGGCATCGGATTGCCCACCCAGTCCGCCAACGGTGAGACCGCCAAGCCTGGTAGCCCGGCCAAGATCGTGCAGGCGACCGTGTTCCCTCCGGGCCCCGACGCCGATCAACCCGGCAAGGCGAATCTGGCGGTGGATGGCAACGCGTCCACGTCATGGTCCACCGACACCTACACCGATGCCGATCCCTTCCCGGTGCTCTTCAAGCCAGGGGTCGGCCTACTGCTCGATCTGCAGTCCGCCAGCGCGCTGAGCAGCGTCACGATCGAATCTCACAGTGTCGGAACGCAAGTACAGATTCGTTCTGCCGACTCGGCCACACCCGGCTCCTTCAACGACACCAAGGAGATCTCCGCTACCACGACGTTGCAGTCCGGCAAAACAACGATCCCGATCACCAGCAGCTCGCAGGTCTCTCATGTGCTGGTGTGGATCAACAAGCTCGGTTCCACCAACGGTGATCACCATGCGGAGATCGGCGAAATCACTGTCTCAACTGCTTCCTAGCTGCGGGATCGCCTGCCAGGCGAGCAGTTATCGAAGGGTATTCAGTATGGTTCCGCAATTTCTACCCCTATATTTTTCGCGGTAGTTGAAACCCGATGGCAACCTCAAATTTGGCCACTGAACTGCGGTTCAAGTTGTTCAGTTACGTATATCGCCGTTACAGGTTGTTGAAAGTTGTATAACAGTTTGCTGTGGGGCGGCCTTGTGGTCGACGCCACCCCCCGTTTTTGATTACTGTGCGCGTGTGGGCATGGTTCAGGGGGTTCTCACGACTCCTCAGCACTCGGACGCCGAGTTGTTGGCTGCCCATGTCGCCGGCGACCCTTCGGCCTTCGAGCAGCTGTTCCGCCGGCACCACCGTCGGCTCTACCGACTCGCCCGGGCCACCAGTCGCACCCCCGAGGATGCGGCCGATGCGCTCCAGGAGGCGATGCTGTCGGCGCACCGCGGAGCCGCGAACTTCCGCAATGACGCCGCCGTCACCAGCTGGCTTTACCGCATTGTCGTGAACGCCTGTCTGGACCGTCTGCGCCGCACCAAGGCACACATCCCGATCGAACTCGAAGAGGACGTCTACACCCTCGACGACCCCTCGACCAACATCGATACCTCGATCGTCATTCAGAAGGCCCTGCTCCGGCTGCCCGCCGAGCAGCGCGCCGCAGTCATCGCGGTCGATATGCAGGGATACTCGGTGGCCGATGCCGCTGAGCTGCTCGGCGTGCCCGAGGGCACGGTGAAGAGCCGCTGTGCGCGAGCACGCGCACGCCTGGCAGTGGCCCTGCATTACCTCGACAAAGCCGGCTCCGTCGAACCGGAAACCATCGACTACTAGCCGTGTGCCACCGTGTCACGATCCGCCTACCAATTGGGCAACTGGCGTGGTCAGCGGTAGCTGGATATGGGAACAATGAACTCACATGGTCAGCAGCCCTCCGGACAGTCCCGAAGGCGAAGGTAACCTCGAGATGGTGAACCTCGCCGAGGTACCGCTGTCACTCGAGGTCCTGGCCGACCTGCAAGCCGGCGTCTATGACGCCCGGGACGCCGAGGTACTTCGGCAACGGGCAGAGCAGGATCCGGACGCACGCACGGCGCTGGCCGCCCTGGATCGCGTACGCGCCGACCTGGTGGCATGGATGGAGAGCCCCGCGCCCGATGTGCCCGAGTCCGTCGTCGACGACATCGTTGCCGCGTTGCAGGCCGAGTCGGCCAGGTCGACGTTGCCCACGGTAGCTGCGCATTCCGCTCGGCCCGCCGACCCCCGTCTCAACCTGGTGACCGGTCCGGTTCCACTGGACCATCGCCGTCGCCCCGCGGCAAAGCGTCGCTGGATCGCATACTCCAGCGCTGGGTTGGCCGCGGCCGCCTGCGTTGCCGTCGCCATCACCGTGGTCGCGCAGAACAACCACCGCGCCTCCGACACCACCCCCGCGGTGGCAGGTCCCTCGCTGTCGCAACAGATCGCACCCAGGACAGCCGCCCCCGTGGCGCCGGAGCTACCAGCGCAGAGCGCCCTGGGTGACACCGCGTTCCCGATCTCCGGGAACGCGATCACCGCGCTCGTCGGCCGTACCCCCGCGTTCGGCGATCTTGAGGATGCCGGGCGGCGCGCGTCCTGCCTCACCGGCCTCGGCTTCTCCGCCTCGACGCCCGTGCTCGGCGCGCAGACTCTCGATGTCGACGGTCCCGCGGTGCTGATGGTGCTACCCGCCGAACGGCCGGGCGAGCTGTTGGCCGTGGCCGTGCGGCCCGGATGCAACCAGTCCGATCCGCAGCGGGTGGCCCAGACCCGGATCGGCGCGACACCCGGCCGTTAGGACGCCGCCAGCCCGGGGTATCTCCCACCGCCCGCCCCCTGTACCTCCCACCGCCCGCCCCGTGCGGAACATCCCGCTCTAGGCTGTTGTTTCAGCAATCGCACGGCCTTTATGTGGAACAGGCACTCAGATCGGATCAGAAGGGAACCGCATGTCGGAGGTTGTATCGACCGAGTCCGAATCGGACATCCATGAGCTCATCATCATCGGCTCAGGACCCGCTGGATACACCGCGGCGGTCTACGCAGCCCGCGCCCAGCTGAAACCGGTCGTTTTCGAGGGCACCCAGTTCGGCGGTGCACTCATGACCACCACGGAGGTCGAGA contains:
- a CDS encoding CCA tRNA nucleotidyltransferase; amino-acid sequence: MPESIPSAELLATAAVTLNRHKKMLSELGALFDSAGFDLYLVGGTVRDALLGKLGTDLDFTTDARPEQVQELVAGWAEATWDAGIAFGTLGVVRKGQRVEITTYRSDSYDQQSRNPEVVFGDSLEGDLVRRDFTVNAMAVKIGPDGPGEFCDPLNGLEALRAGVLDTPSAPEISFGDDPLRMLRAARFVSQLGFTVAPRVLKALDAMAGQLGRITAERVQVELDKMIVGANPVAGIDLLVESGLGAVVLPEVGEMQLTIDEHHQHKDVYRHSLTVLEQAIDLEDDGPDLVLRWAALLHDIGKPATRRHEDGGGVSFHHHEVVGAKMVRKRMRALKYSKQMVDDVSQLVYLHLRFHGYGDGKWTDSAVRRYVTDAGPMLPLLHKLVRADCTTRNKRRAARLQANYDGLEERIAELTAKEDLARVRPDLDGNEIMELLGVPAGPIIGQAWRFLKELRLERGPLDHDEAVEALREWWASRA
- a CDS encoding NUDIX hydrolase yields the protein MSDSSGGSRTGGSSDEPGSDPASARGRGSRRGRRNRSQGRAQGASTPAASPAAGAPHGTNGTGAAGAKGRGRGRAKGGAAGTSLRTVRETSAGGLVIAGIDGPKDGQVAALIGRTDRRGRMLWSLPKGHIEQGETAEQTAIREVAEETGIRGSVLAALGSIDYWFVTEGRRVHKTVHHYLMRSLGGELSDDDVEVTEVAWVPLGELPTRLAYADERRLAQVAGDLIDKLHNDGPESLPPLPPSTPRRRPQTHSSTHRTPGRRTGRGPQQ
- a CDS encoding DUF6049 family protein — translated: MTRITLRNATRVAAALAVLALVLLGAPWATPRAHAYRDGQFLKVVLDEVTPQTVTTVDSTVTVRGTVVNVGDRPVTDVVVRLERAEAVATSAELRANLHGRHDQYQPIGDFVTLAGTLEQGQQRPFTLAFPLRGGTGPTWNISTPGVYPALVNVNGTPDYGAAARLDDARFLLPVLGVPPPAGAPSEPEVAPDTSRPVGLTLLWPLADRPRLAPGQPGGPAPVRLLDDQLERSLSPGGRLDALLGALEFATEAVVDPKADLARTVCLAVDPDLLVTVNEMTLGYQVLDNSADPAGPVHPGTGQGLAAAWLERLRALAKRTCVTPLPYAQAGLDAVAQMADEGLAHQATTGTADVLDQILGINSLRGATLLGDGHLSKAGIDLLTGQGPTVAVSALPADQETPPDFNPRRVSDTVVAAPFDPSVGAALSAAGRAPTTPEYVPRSLRFTLQHDSRVARMQDALGAMAWQALTPQQTPRQTILLPDATWDLSDGEARAILSTTSTLLHAGLAIPRPLPTVIGEARAGAQANPVDTAFGVDSPGAGDDGVSLGLGDEVRRLWGLTAALTVDARTGLTGVQYTDPLRQDALRAVSQSVPPDARDDTAQERLSAIRRTVGDLFNAVTVVNPGGSYTLATEHSPLPLVLRNELPVPIRVALRVETPAGMSATDVGVQEIPPGFLPVKVPVEVNVSQRMAVDVTLHTPDGLPLGDPVRLSVHSNAYGKPLFFITISAATVLFALTGRRLWHRFRGQPDRADLDREDEVSADGKGTPWQP
- a CDS encoding murein biosynthesis integral membrane protein MurJ, translating into MAAVRKPLDPLPDPESDDTIEELSDAAVVAHSGSMAVATLVSRITGFIKLLLITAALGAASASAFSTANQLPNIIAALVLEATFTAIFIPVLTRAEREDADGGEAFIRKLLTISTSVLLVTTVLSVLAAPLLAALLLGTAPKVSTPLTTALAYLLLPQILFYGLSSVFMAILNTRNVFGPPAWAPVWNNVVAIAALILYWLMPGELTLDPTRMSDPKLLVLGIGTTLGVVTQAMVLIPAIRRQRIPMRPLWGVDDRLKQFAGMAAAMFAYVAISQLGFVITNRIAAGAADSGPIIYNQTWMILQLPYGVVGVTILTAIMPRLSRNAAADDTSAVVGDISLATRLTMVVLIPVVAVMTVAGPAMGPALSAYGHFTLGDAHYLGLSISLSSFTLIAYALVLLQLRVFYARHEAWTPTLIIIVITAVKIVCSVIAPYLTDDPSLVAGYLGAANGLGFVAGAVCGYLLLRRSIGRAAGPLIGPGVVRTVLLSLAASGIAAVVGLGIDRGFDLDLLTRAGGGLGSVLRLVILGTVMLTITFAVMVAVKLPEALSIVSLLQRRLGSRLGIGIGIGIGIGIQDHASVIGNSPPPSLPYPDSGDRVGSGDAVGLTTANKSVHGGGADTRKGRAVTDTPGSSTRSVSTESPSGGAVPTSVMPGASIADGRYRLLTSHGGPDGLQFWQATDTELNRPVALTIIDGATFTSDQVQDILSNTLRLSKIGSSGLARVLDAVREGTGGIIVAQWVRGGSLREVADTEPSAVGASRAVRSLAEAADAAFEAGTALSIDHPDRVRISIDGDAVLAFPATLSSASADEDVHGLGATLYALTTRRWPLAETGQPSGLPGANRAPDGRPVEPRVIIPTIPAEISDVASHALGDDPGSAADLLDGLESAIASVDHTTMLEPAAAAPTQSFSIGRPPGFQDSRDLADDDDYDEVDDDEDPEEAARHRKIFLIGLGVVGVLVISLCIALGVWVTRIFGDVGPLDKINIGIGLPTQSANGETAKPGSPAKIVQATVFPPGPDADQPGKANLAVDGNASTSWSTDTYTDADPFPVLFKPGVGLLLDLQSASALSSVTIESHSVGTQVQIRSADSATPGSFNDTKEISATTTLQSGKTTIPITSSSQVSHVLVWINKLGSTNGDHHAEIGEITVSTAS
- the sigM gene encoding RNA polymerase sigma factor SigM is translated as MVQGVLTTPQHSDAELLAAHVAGDPSAFEQLFRRHHRRLYRLARATSRTPEDAADALQEAMLSAHRGAANFRNDAAVTSWLYRIVVNACLDRLRRTKAHIPIELEEDVYTLDDPSTNIDTSIVIQKALLRLPAEQRAAVIAVDMQGYSVADAAELLGVPEGTVKSRCARARARLAVALHYLDKAGSVEPETIDY